The Oncorhynchus gorbuscha isolate QuinsamMale2020 ecotype Even-year linkage group LG06, OgorEven_v1.0, whole genome shotgun sequence sequence TAAAGAAAATTATAATTTGTTTGAGATTGAAGTCAGTCAGGAAGAGAacatggagaaagagaaagatgatACTCATGTGGCTGGTGTCAGTAAAGAACCGAAGATGGAAAATGAGCAAGAGAAAGAAGATACTAGTGATTTCGAAGACGTCAAAGATGAGAAAGATAGAGATGAATGTTATGAAGCTGAACCCATCAAAGGAGAGGAAAGCGAGGAAGATAGAGATGAACGTTATGAAGCTGAACCAATCAGAGAGGAAAGTGAGGAAGATAGAGATGAACGTTATGAAGCTGAACCAATCAGAGAGGAAAGCGAGAAAGATAGAGATGAACGTTATGAAGCTGAACCAATCAGAGAGGAAAGCGAGGAAGATAGAGATGAACGTTATGAAGCTGAACCAATCAGAGAGGAAAGCGAGAAAGATAGAGATGAACGTTATGAAGCTGAACCCATCAAAGGAGAGGAAAGCGAGGAAGATAGAGATGAACGTTATGAAGCTGAACCAATCAGAGAGGAAAGCGAGGAAGATAGAGATGAACGTTATGAAGCTGAACCAatcagagaggaaagagaggaagatagagatgAACGTTATGAAGCTGAACCCatcaaaggagaggaaagagcaaAAGAAAATGAAACAGCTGACAAAGTCAAAGATGAGAAGAGCAAGGAAGAGACAGAAAAATATGATTCTCATGAGATTGAACCTgcgaaagaggaggaagaggagatgcaAGAGAAAGATCTACGAGAGGCCTTACAGCGCACCACACAGACAAGAACGGTAGAGAAACTAGAGGTGACGTCTGCGACAAAGCTTGAGTCTACATTTCAGGTTCAGTACtcagatggagatgaggaggaggaagaggaagatgaatcCATTTGTATGACTGGTGCAGGCTCAAGACCTTTATCAGTGGAACCTAGACAATCAGAGCACGACATCATGTCTCAACATCTACACTCAACTCAGCCATCAGAGAATGTGCTTAGTGACCAAACGAAGGACCGCCACTCTGAACAGACCACTGGGCTTGTGTCCTCATTACCGAAACGGGAGGCCTCTCCTGATAAAGACATCAAAGAGCAGCATAAAGAAGGACAACATAGACTCTCCCCTGAACTAGAAAAGGACACCAGGACAACTGAGACCACATCAGGACCCCATCTCAGCCAAGAGCCCACCATTGGTTTCCCTACCATGAAAGAGGATCCAGTCTCTGCTATCTCTACCACTAAAAAAGAACCAGTCTCAGACTCCATCACTACAGATAGCCAGGCTATAAGTTCAACACTATCAAGCACCGATAGCCAGGCTATAAGTTCAACACTATCAAGCGCTGACAGCCAAGCTGTAAGTTCCACTCTCTCAAGCACCGAGAGCCAGGCTGTAAGTTCCACTCTCTCAAGCACCGAGAGCCAGGCTGTAAGTTCCACTCTCTCAAGCACCGAGAGCCAGGCTGTAAGTTCCACTCTCTCAAGCACCGATAGCCAGGCTGTAAGTTCCACTCTCTCGAGCACCGATAGCCAGGCTGTAAGTTCCACTCTCTCGAGCACCGATAGCCAGGCTGTAAGTTCCACTCTCTCGAGCACCGATAGCCAGGCTGTAAGTTCCACTCTCTCGAGCACCGATAGCCAGGCTGTAAGTTCCACTCTCTCGAGCACCGATAGCCAGGCTGTAAGTTCCACTCTCTCGAGCACCGATAGCCAGGCTGTAAGTTCCACTCTCTCGAGCACCGAGAGCCAGGCTGTAAGTTCCACTCTCTCGAGCACCGATAGCCAGGCTGTAAGTTCCACTCTCTCGAGCACCGATAGCCAGGCTGTAAGTTCCACTCTCTCGAGCACCGATAGCCAGGCTGTAAGTTCCACTCTCTCGAGCACCGATAGCCAGGCTGTAAGTTCCACTCTCTCGAGCACCGAGAGCCAGGCTGTAAGTTCCACTCTCTCGAGCACCGAGAGCCAGGCTGTAAGTTCCACTCTCTCGAGCACCGAGAGCCAGGCTGTAAGTTCCACTCTCTCGAGCACCGAGAGCCAGGCTGTAAGTTCCACTCTCTCGAGCACCGATAGCCAGGCTGTAAGTTCCACTCTCTCGAGCACCAACAGCCAGGCTGTAAGTTCCACTCTCTCGAGCACCGATAGCCAGGATGGTGTGGAGGAATCCCCCCAGCATGAAACACTGCTGCCTTCTATTACAACAAGCAAAGAAGCATCTAATACGGATGAAAAGGCGAAGCATGTTTCtcaaaaaggagaggagaaaccaggCAAGGAAGCTGAGAGGGAATTGGAAACCGAGCGGGAAGTTGCTTCCCCGGGACACACAAAACCTTGTTCATATTTTCTCTTGGATAAAGATTCTGCAAAGTTTCCGGAGGAAGTGGGCCAAATTGATGCTACAAAAGCAGACAGTGCCTCTGAAAATGTGGAAGGTTTTGACAAAATGAGAACAGAGAAGGAGGCGATCGGTGTGGGCTTGCAAGAAGAAAATCAGGGCTTTGGCATGTCTAAGTATGAACCCTATGAAAAGCCCATTTCGAAAGAAGAGGCATCAGACAATAAAGAAGACAGTGAGGTTTCTAGAGAGTTTGATCAGTCAGCACATATTGGCGTTGATGATAACAGGAGAACTAGGCAGGCAGACGCTGGTGCAGCTGAATTCGACTCAGAGGACGAGGAAAAAGAGGAACCGCTGTCATTCAGTAGCGTTGATTACACTCCCCCACATttcacagagagcgagagaagcccCAGTTGTAGCCCAAGTGCCTTCCCTGAACACAATGACAAAGAGAAAGGTCAAGAAGAAGAGAGTGATAGGAAGGAGGGACATGCTACACCACACGTGGAAAACAGCTTTGCATATTCAGAGACTCAAGACAACAAAACCACCCCAGCAGAGCCATGCTCATTACCTTTCAATCTCAAAGAAGATAAACCTGAAAAAGTTGAGAAAGATGAAATGAAGGACGACGCCTGGTCGGCCCCTCAAACATCGACAGGAGAGACGGACAAGACTGGAGCATCTCCTAGTATAGAGGAGTATCTGCCAGTCCAGTCATGCAGAAAGGAAACAGCCTCTCTGTCATGGGGCCAATCCAACCTTGGTGCCCAAGCCTCAGCTACTGCCATGCTTTTTGAAGACATCCCTGAGAAGCAGACAACAGAGAAGGAAAAAGATGAGCCAGTGAAAGACAAGTTGGATTCATCTGATAGTGAGCGAGGAGACTCTCCCTCTGGTCGCTACTCACCAGCGGAGAAAGACATGTTACCCCGTCAAGTTTCGCCTAAGGAAAAGGAAAATCAGGCTACTGATGCCCCCCTGGCCGCGTACTCAGGACATCTCATAGACGATAATGTTCTTGCATCTGAGTACACTCAAATTGGCAGCTCTATCACCAGTAAATCTACAATGGGCTATTCTGAGAGAGAAGACACCCCGGACAGTGTGTATAAGAGGCTACTGGTGGTGGGAGaggattatgatgatgatgatgatgatgatgtcgatgatgaagatgatgaagatGAGGACGGTGAAGATgcggaggaagaagaagaagaagccagTGATCTAGATGTGGAGAAGGGTGCAAGAGAGCAGTCTGAAAAAGACATCTGTAAAACGACATCGGATGATACCACACCTTCGAAACTTCTTGTTACAGAAGAAGAGGACAAGAAGGCCCTCTCACCCGAACCAAACCTCCTCAAAAAGGAGGAACCTACCCATTCAATGACCACAATCTTCCCTCCACTGGTAGATACTGCAGATTCCCTTTTGAAGAATGTAGTTGGGGCCTCGCCACTCCAGTCTGGCAGTTCCACTGCAATAGAACCAACAGGATCTGGAGGATATCCTTCTGAATCCTCAGAGTTTTCTGAGGACAGCCAGCTGGGGTTAAAGGAGGAGAGGTTTGACAGTCCTGACCTATCTCTACCCACCAAGTCTAGTGAAGATAAACATTACAATCAGGGAGACAATGAAGCTGAGAGGCAGAGAAGCCCAGATACCGCTAGTCGAAAACCAGAGGAAGCTCCTTCGTCTTACCTCCCATCTGCCTCAGCTTCTCTATCAACAAGCCACCAGTTTCGAGAGGAGGTAGAGAGTCCCGTTACAGTGTCTAGTGCCCCCTACAGGACGGATTCTGAGGTTGCTTCCTTTGAGTATTCTTCATTCAAAGATGAAGACTCTTCAGTCAAGCACTCAATCCTCTCAACCTCAAGGGTAATACTAAAAGAGGAGTACCTAGAAGCCTCTGAAAAGCTTACCTcaacaactacaactacattCAGTCTGACACAAGTCTCTCCAGTCTTACCTACTCCAGCCATAGACACTATTCAACAAGACACATCATCAAGCCATAAAATGGACAAGGGTCAGACCTCTGATACCTTTCATAAACTTGAGGGCATTGTTGAAACCAAAACCATGTCTGCTGGGGCTTCAGAACCATTAAGTTCCCAGCTGTCCAAACCCGCTGAAACCATATCCACTTCAAGGGCTCTCTTTGATGTTTCCCCATTGCAAAGAGCTGACTCTCCTGACAGAGAGTCCCAGGGCTCATTGGACAGCAAAGAGTCCTACACTCTTCCATGCCGCATTGAATGCCAGAAATCTTCAGTGACAGAGCAAAAAGAAGGTATGCTGTCCATAACTGAGACACACATGGTCACCATCGTCTCCAGTACAACCACAACAGTGACCCAATCTGATGTGGTGACAAAACCACAAGAGTCAACTGAAGCCTCTTCCAATGGGCCTACTGAGGTTCGCACAAGTGCCCAAGAAGTCTTCAGTGAAGCAAGCAAAGCCTCTTGTGCCACAATGTCAGATCTACCTAAATCTGATCTGCTTAAATCTGATCAGaaaaaggaggaagaagaagaagagacaaagaaagagaaagatcAGATGGAAATGAAagtggaggagaagaaagagagcaaAGTAGAGACCCTAAAGGAGGACAAGGAAATGCCAGAGCAAAAGGATAAGGAGAAGAaagagatggctggagagaaggAAAAGGTAGAGGAAAAGCAATTGGAGGAGAAAGacgggaaggaggaggagaagaaagaccAGGCTGATGAGGAGAGtgaaaaggagaaggagaggaaggagggagagaaagagaaagtagaGGATAAAAAAGCAGAGAAACCGGAAGAGAAGATGTCCGAAAGGAGAAGGAGTAGCTTATCTGACTGGGAACTCCTACAAGGGCCGGGCGCATGCCCAAGCGCCCCTCCAGGCTATGAAGAtgacagggaagaggaggaggaagtgtaCGAAAcggaagaagcagaagaagcagaGGAAGAATATGGCGAAGAAGAATGCGTAGCTCCAGGCCAGCCCACCCCTCTGTCCACAGCAGAACATGCCCACCATACAAAGGCATCTGCCAAAACAGATGGAGTATCCAGTCGTCCCACTGACCTGCATATGGAGGCTACCTCCTCGTCCCCCCCTAGTTACTCCTCATGTGAATACAAACACCGCAAAGGAGAAATCTCCCCATCCTTCATCAACCCCAGTCCACACACCCTCTCCAGTGATGATGGCGAAGAGGACAAAGGGAGCGACCACTCTCTTGAGGGGGATGAAGACGACCGCGAGCAACACTCGGTCAAGAGGAGGTCTCACAAGCAGAAGCGACATCTCACTCAATGTGGAGCTACTGGAGCAGGGGAGGGGTCGCAACCCGTTTCCATGCCTCCTGGTGGCATGGCAACTGGACTCGGGGTGGTGCTAGCTGGAGAGGAGACGCCCCCCACATCAGTGAGCGACTCATTAGCTTCGCAGTCTGACTCAGACGTACCTCCAGAGACCGAGGAGTGCCCGTCGATTACAGCAGAGGGAAACCTGGACTCAGACGAAGATGCAGAACACCTGCCGGTGGACAAACTATCTGCATCTGCCACCGGAGGGGGCCATCAACCCCCCTCGCCCAGATCAGCTGCGAAGGCCCACGACCCCATACCTGCCCCTATGAAGGACCCCCTCCCTCACCCGCCACACCCTGACGTGTGCATGGTGGACCCAGAGGCCCTCTCTAACGACCAGAGCAGCACGGAGAAACTTCTCAAGAAGGATCACAAGACAACCAAGAGCCTGCGGAAGGGCCTGGGCAAACCTAAGTCTGCGTCCCCAGCCCGGAAGGGGAAGAGGTCCACCACCCCTGTGAAGCAGACCTCCAAGGACTCCTCGCCTCGATCGGCCTCTCTGAGAAGGAGGGACACGGAAAGGAGCTCCAGGCTGACGCAGAAGTCCGAGGGCCTGGGATCCAAGGGGGACCTACACGCTCCAGGGAAAGGCCTGGTGAACGGCGTCAAGAGCAATTTGGGTAAAAAATAAAGAAGGTTGATATGACTCCATATTCAGTAGTAGAGGAAACTTGATAAACATCAAAGATGATAACAATGCAATAGGTTATAACCTTGAAGGGGAAAGGAAACACTTTAGGAAGTAAATCAGTTACAGCTAGCTGCTGTTCTAAATCCTAGTGTTTCTATTCCGCTTTAAATTTCAAAAATCATCCCCCAAAGGCTTGATgacacacacttccccattctAATTTACTCTTGATTTACATAGACATAGAAGTCTGAATCTCCACCCTCCCCCCATTCAAACATGGGAAAAGTCATTAGACATTCTAAAGTCATTAGTCATTCTAAAGTCATTAGACGTTCAAAAGTCATTAGACGTTCAAAAGTCATTAGACATTCTAAAGTCTAAAGTCATTAGCCATTCTAAAGTCATTAGTCATTCTAAAGTCATTAGTCATTCTAAAGTCATTAGACATTCTAAAGTCATTAGTCATCCTAAAGTCATTAGTCATTCTAAAATCATTAGACATTCTAAAGTCATTAGACGTTCAAATGTCATTAGTCATTCTAAAGTCATTAGTCATTCTAAAGTCATTCGACATTCTAAAGTCATTTGACATTCTAAAGTCATTAGACATTCTAAAGTCATTAAATGTTCAAAAGTCATTAGACGTTCAATAGTCATTAGATATTCTAAAGTCATTAGTCATTCTAAAGTCTAAAGTCATTCTAAAGTCTAAAGTCATTAGCCATTCTAAAGTCTAAAGTCATTAGTCATTCTAAAGTCATTAGTCATTCTAAAGTCATTAGCCATTCTAAAGTCATTAGTCATTCTAAAGTCATTAGACATTCTAAAGTCATTAGACATTCTAAAGTCATTAGACATTCTAAAGTCATTAGATATTCTAAAGTCTAAAGTCATTAGTCATTCTAAAGTCATTAGATATTCTAAAGTCTAAAGTCATTAGTCATTCTAAAGGCATTAGACATTCTAAAGTCATTAGTCATTCTAAAGGCATAAGTCATTCTAAAGTCATTAGACGTTCAATAGTCATTAGACATTCTAAAGAAGTCTAAAGTCATTAGTCATTCTAAAGTCTAAAGTCATTAGTCATTCTAAAGTCTAAAGTCATTAGTCATTCTAAATTCATTAGACATTCTAAAGTCTAAAGTCATTAGACATTCTAAAGTCTAAAGTCATTAGTCATTCCAAAGTCTAAAGTCATTAGTCATTCTAAAGTCATTAGACATTCTAAAGTCATTAGACGTTCAAAAGTCTTTAGACATTCTAAAGGCATAAGTCATTCTAAAATCTAAAGTCATTAGCCATTCTAAAGTCTTTAGTCATTCTAAAGTCATTAGACATTCTAAAGTCATTAGACATTCTAAAGTCATTAGATATTCTAAAGTCTAAAGTCATTAGTCATTCTAAAGTCATTAGATATTCTAAAGTCTAAAGTCATTAGTCATTCTAAAGTCTAAAGTAATTCTAAAGTCATTAGTCATTCTAAAGTCTAAAGTCATTAGTCATTCTAAAGTCTAAAGTAATTCTAAAGTCATTAGTCATTCTAAAGGCATTAGACTTTCTAAAGTCATTAATCCTTCTAAAGGCATTAGACATTCTAAAGTCATTAGTCATTCTAAAGTCATTAGACATTCTAAAGTCATTAGACATTCTAAAGTCATTAGTCATTCTAAAGTCATTAGATATTCTAAAGTCTAAAGTCATTAGTCATTCCAAAGTCTAAAGTCATTCTAAAGTCATTAGTCATTCTAAAGGCATTAGACATTCTAAAGTCATTAATCCTTCTAAAGGCATTAGACATTCTAAAGTCATTAGTCATTCTAAAGTCATTAGACATTCTAAAGTCATTAGTCATTCTAAAGTCATTAGACATTCTAAAGTCATTAGACATTCTAAAGTCTAAAGTCGTTAGCCATTCTAAAGTCATTAGCCATTCTAAAGTCTTTAGTCATTCTAAAGTCATTAGACATTCTAAAGTCATTAGACATTCTAAAGTCATTAGACGTTCAATAGTCATTAGAcattctaatataatataatataataataataataatataataatataataatatatgccatttagcagacgcttttatccaaagcgacttacagtcatgtgtgcatacattctacgtatgggtggtcccggggatcgaacccactaccctggcgttacaagcgccatgctctaccaactgagctacagaaggaagtcATTAGTCATTCTAAAGTCATTCGACATTCTAAAGTCATTCGACATTCTAAAGTCATTCGACATTCTAAAGTCATTCGACATTCTAAAGTCATTAGACATTCTAAAGTCATTAAATGTTCTAAAGTCATTAGACGTTCAATAGTCATTAGACATTCTAAAGTCATTAGATATTCTAAAGTCTAAAGTCATTCTAAAGTCTAAAGTCATTCTAAAGTCTAAAGTCATTAGCCATTCTAAAGTCTAAAGTCATTAGCCATTCTAAAGTCTAAAGTCATTAGCCATTCTAAAGTCATTAGCCATTCTAAAGTCATTAGCCATTCTAAAGTCATTAGACATTCTAAAGTCATTAGACATTCTAAAGTCATTAGACATTCTAAAGTCATTAGATATTCTAAAGTCTAAAGTCATTAGTCATTCTAAAGTCTAAAGTCATTAGTCATTCTAAAGTCATTAGATATTCTAAAGTCTAAAGTCATTAGTCATTCTAAAGTCATTAGATATTCTAAAGTCTAAAGTCATTAGTCATTCTAAAGTCTAAAGTCATTCTAAAGTCATTAGTCATTCTAAAGGCATTAGACATTCTAAAGTCATTAATCCTTCTAAAGGCATTAGACATTCTAAAGTCATTAGTCATTCTAAAGGCATAAGTCATTCTAAAGTCATTAGACGTTCAATAGTCATTAGACATTCTAAAGAAGTCTAAAGTCATTAGTCATTCTAAAGTCTAAAGTCATTAGTCATTCTAAAGTCTAAAGTCATTCTAAATTCATTAGACATTCTAAAGTCTAAAGTCATTAGTCATTCTAAAGT is a genomic window containing:
- the LOC124037516 gene encoding microtubule-associated protein 1B-like isoform X4 yields the protein MEIPARGPLTAVLEEESISRLGSENRIQDLGEKRCRGPPFSQGNYYMLIVIGEIATDHQLQRARDHLERGIRSWDVSLKSCDLDHQLQLFVTRHSAQFSAEVRGQRTLRHKSDVLETVVLVNPSEDTVALEIQSLVTDSAGHKLLVLSGQNSDHGDLLLQSGVFTYQSFSQVFADPGVSDLLGEAAPEQRATLTVSCRAEVGWSSLGQQQHLREFLEYRLNPEPVLPKMEGVTEFTEYISETVDVPSPFDLLEPPTSGGFLKLSRPCCYVFPGGRGDSALFAVNGFNILVDGGSERKSCFWKLVRHLDRIDSILLTHIGADNLPGINGLLQRKIAEQEEEQSQGSASYSDWMKNLISPELGVIFFNVPEKLRMPESNLKVKRSIEEASLTLQYLNKLGIKPEPLCRLVSNPVEPLTLFHKMGVGKLDMYVLNPVKDSKEMQFFMQKWAGNSKAKTGIVLPNGKEGEISVPYLTSVTALVVWLPANPAEKIVRVLFPGNAPQNKILEGLEKLKHLDFLRYPVATQKDIASGAPPAVVKQTKLKQRTDSKESLKSSPKTTKSPKKEADDEVSVTTEAKSDSVKEGRKLVENEKPTKILKSKTDGPENKQLLKEKSLKKHSKERASKMDEKKDKEKKEIKHVKKDDAAKKEDKKKDPKVDKKKDTSKPEVRKMTKPDLKPLTPEVRKTLHRAKASSKPKTDKSKVKTAKAEPAEPKSEELSADTIQPEPLQNGAGEGMSASSTPEDLTKPPESAVETPAEESMTESPTQEEEKEQETVSQTPTGTKSPEKGAATAMGFETESQRKEDKLAQEHKEEFQAQDVDIYEDEGAAIEDDEVEEKEGLIAERKMVEEEEDMGIGEEEEEGEDNRLDRKHEVEEMEKAEKPTAMAKEESRRPSFQEEEEEDEDVVEKAELEEVEDLDVIADEEVKDKPEAGEKETSAKNWESKAVEQTAGAKEEDEEDEEGYISNVGGATADIVSTLQGAAAAEPISFIQDETIPGYSETEQTISDEEIHEEAEDRIPHLQYEVGTYDISVPDQTGSLDTIHRMKEMQAAAMADVTTKGFMSGQEQVSVFTNIMSAPLAEEELVSSATSITEYDKLSSFPTSIAEDQLVTPVTTPQTEETGKSSLVNDTVNIVPMAIPTEATHGKEHFHSAGTISPTSSLEDDKCLKSPPSEECLPVVSDVKTEDKVIKAHDEEEEEEDQTPNIDISLEKLQESFASPQMFQDRERDVEKLPASESRVSKPVQDLKLDQPPVDEEVELFKSKEDISTAVPTKPLSPPPSFSKPFRSDSVTSEGEERCFSPDDSTVKMASPTQSGPPSATHSPLHQSPVEEKTKGFPGLEHQTQEDIHDSATRTDDEDAKKDPEYNKENLDAAIQKESQRESDAPPSGEKSFEQDLAVTKVEEKDGLSASTDEIQQETTPLPSESVTRKDGLSASTDEIQQETTPLPSESVTRKDGLSASTDEIQQETTPLPSESVTRKDGLSASTDEIQQETTPLPSESVTRKDGLSASTDEIQQETAPLPSESVTRKDEVSLLGKESLREDISSGEAILGHSDEEDDDDHQEKESKACSKAKFPKEKESSFLDDDDGEDDDDDDDDDTSDVKPIKQDMKEKETEKVGTTEAEPIKEDTDLKVKEKCDIHEFEPIKEDKKVTEKVGATEAEPIKEDKKVTEKVCATEAEPIKEDKKVTEKVGATEAEPIKEDKKVTEKVGTTEAEPIKEDKKVTEKVGTTEAEPIKEDKKVTEKVGTTEAEPIKEDKKVTEKVGTTEAEPIKEDKKVTEKVGATEAEPIKEDKDTCGAELIKEKCEPLKEEKQKEIETILTSKDELSSCISTSKVEPASDSTTTQQIVQEKDTLVAEAMKDETKEKDTFDTEPIREDKIEKERDTLVSEPTKEEHREKQKGDTCMAESTQGENKENYNLFEIEVSQEENMEKEKDDTHVAGVSKEPKMENEQEKEDTSDFEDVKDEKDRDECYEAEPIKGEESEEDRDERYEAEPIREESEEDRDERYEAEPIREESEKDRDERYEAEPIREESEEDRDERYEAEPIREESEKDRDERYEAEPIKGEESEEDRDERYEAEPIREESEEDRDERYEAEPIREEREEDRDERYEAEPIKGEERAKENETADKVKDEKSKEETEKYDSHEIEPAKEEEEEMQEKDLREALQRTTQTRTVEKLEVTSATKLESTFQVQYSDGDEEEEEEDESICMTGAGSRPLSVEPRQSEHDIMSQHLHSTQPSENVLSDQTKDRHSEQTTGLVSSLPKREASPDKDIKEQHKEGQHRLSPELEKDTRTTETTSGPHLSQEPTIGFPTMKEDPVSAISTTKKEPVSDSITTDSQAISSTLSSTDSQAISSTLSSADSQAVSSTLSSTESQAVSSTLSSTESQAVSSTLSSTESQAVSSTLSSTDSQAVSSTLSSTDSQAVSSTLSSTDSQAVSSTLSSTDSQAVSSTLSSTDSQAVSSTLSSTDSQAVSSTLSSTDSQAVSSTLSSTESQAVSSTLSSTDSQAVSSTLSSTDSQAVSSTLSSTDSQAVSSTLSSTDSQAVSSTLSSTESQAVSSTLSSTESQAVSSTLSSTESQAVSSTLSSTESQAVSSTLSSTDSQAVSSTLSSTNSQAVSSTLSSTDSQDGVEESPQHETLLPSITTSKEASNTDEKAKHVSQKGEEKPGKEAERELETEREVASPGHTKPCSYFLLDKDSAKFPEEVGQIDATKADSASENVEGFDKMRTEKEAIGVGLQEENQGFGMSKYEPYEKPISKEEASDNKEDSEVSREFDQSAHIGVDDNRRTRQADAGAAEFDSEDEEKEEPLSFSSVDYTPPHFTESERSPSCSPSAFPEHNDKEKGQEEESDRKEGHATPHVENSFAYSETQDNKTTPAEPCSLPFNLKEDKPEKVEKDEMKDDAWSAPQTSTGETDKTGASPSIEEYLPVQSCRKETASLSWGQSNLGAQASATAMLFEDIPEKQTTEKEKDEPVKDKLDSSDSERGDSPSGRYSPAEKDMLPRQVSPKEKENQATDAPLAAYSGHLIDDNVLASEYTQIGSSITSKSTMGYSEREDTPDSVYKRLLVVGEDYDDDDDDDVDDEDDEDEDGEDAEEEEEEASDLDVEKGAREQSEKDICKTTSDDTTPSKLLVTEEEDKKALSPEPNLLKKEEPTHSMTTIFPPLVDTADSLLKNVVGASPLQSGSSTAIEPTGSGGYPSESSEFSEDSQLGLKEERFDSPDLSLPTKSSEDKHYNQGDNEAERQRSPDTASRKPEEAPSSYLPSASASLSTSHQFREEVESPVTVSSAPYRTDSEVASFEYSSFKDEDSSVKHSILSTSRVILKEEYLEASEKLTSTTTTTFSLTQVSPVLPTPAIDTIQQDTSSSHKMDKGQTSDTFHKLEGIVETKTMSAGASEPLSSQLSKPAETISTSRALFDVSPLQRADSPDRESQGSLDSKESYTLPCRIECQKSSVTEQKEGMLSITETHMVTIVSSTTTTVTQSDVVTKPQESTEASSNGPTEVRTSAQEVFSEASKASCATMSDLPKSDLLKSDQKKEEEEEETKKEKDQMEMKVEEKKESKVETLKEDKEMPEQKDKEKKEMAGEKEKVEEKQLEEKDGKEEEKKDQADEESEKEKERKEGEKEKVEDKKAEKPEEKMSERRRSSLSDWELLQGPGACPSAPPGYEDDREEEEEVYETEEAEEAEEEYGEEECVAPGQPTPLSTAEHAHHTKASAKTDGVSSRPTDLHMEATSSSPPSYSSCEYKHRKGEISPSFINPSPHTLSSDDGEEDKGSDHSLEGDEDDREQHSVKRRSHKQKRHLTQCGATGAGEGSQPVSMPPGGMATGLGVVLAGEETPPTSVSDSLASQSDSDVPPETEECPSITAEGNLDSDEDAEHLPVDKLSASATGGGHQPPSPRSAAKAHDPIPAPMKDPLPHPPHPDVCMVDPEALSNDQSSTEKLLKKDHKTTKSLRKGLGKPKSASPARKGKRSTTPVKQTSKDSSPRSASLRRRDTERSSRLTQKSEGLGSKGDLHAPGKGLVNGVKSNLGTNSQKSSSAVPPGPPIYVDLAYVPNHCSAKNVDQEFFKRVRAAYYVVSGNDPAGGEPSRGVLDALLEGKATWGSNLQVTLIPTHDTEVTRDWYQQTHEKQQDLNIMVLASSSTVVMQDESFPACKIEF